A region from the Rhodopseudomonas julia genome encodes:
- a CDS encoding mandelate racemase/muconate lactonizing enzyme family protein — protein sequence MRIEEAISRPYALRLARPWVAASATMTTRHGRIVALASDGLVGFGDCAPLPSSGEKGHAETFCALDDVLRTLPGEDVDPLAGDFVATIAQPQVRWAVETACLDLCARKRGLPLHRLLSETSAADVPVNAALGRLDEGCAGRAVRAAEAGFAVAKIKLGVDPVESELAALKEVVEASGGVLSFRFDANRAWERADARCVLNALAEMDGLRVDGVEEPLSGPTPEALASLQAELPFPLAADESVPVLGVDALLEARAVRRLVVKPARIGGMAATLDLARRAHQAGVELVLTSVVDSAIGVMAAAHLAAALPAGQRLAHGLGTLSWLAEDVAAPPPIETGMIRLPDRPGLGLAPFDHLPGGDLFQG from the coding sequence ATGCGCATCGAGGAAGCCATCTCTCGCCCTTATGCGCTGAGGCTCGCCCGGCCCTGGGTGGCGGCAAGCGCAACGATGACGACGCGGCACGGACGCATCGTCGCGCTCGCCTCGGATGGCCTCGTCGGCTTTGGCGATTGCGCGCCGCTGCCGAGCTCCGGCGAGAAGGGTCATGCCGAGACTTTTTGCGCGCTCGACGACGTTTTGCGCACGCTGCCGGGTGAGGATGTCGATCCGCTCGCAGGTGATTTCGTCGCGACGATCGCTCAGCCGCAGGTGCGCTGGGCCGTCGAGACCGCCTGTCTCGATCTCTGCGCAAGGAAGCGCGGCCTGCCGTTGCACCGGCTTCTGAGCGAGACTTCTGCGGCTGACGTGCCCGTGAACGCCGCTCTCGGCCGCCTCGACGAAGGCTGCGCCGGCCGCGCGGTGAGAGCCGCCGAGGCGGGTTTTGCCGTCGCCAAGATCAAGCTCGGTGTCGATCCCGTGGAGAGCGAGCTTGCCGCCTTGAAAGAGGTGGTCGAAGCGAGTGGGGGGGTGCTGTCCTTTCGCTTCGACGCCAACCGCGCCTGGGAAAGAGCGGACGCGCGTTGTGTCCTGAATGCGCTCGCGGAAATGGACGGCCTGCGCGTCGATGGTGTCGAGGAGCCGCTCTCAGGGCCGACGCCGGAGGCGCTCGCATCCCTGCAGGCGGAGCTGCCGTTTCCGCTTGCCGCCGATGAATCCGTACCGGTGCTGGGGGTGGATGCGCTGCTTGAGGCGCGTGCCGTTCGCCGCCTTGTCGTCAAGCCGGCGCGCATCGGCGGCATGGCCGCGACGCTTGATCTCGCGCGCCGCGCGCATCAGGCCGGCGTGGAGCTCGTTCTGACCTCCGTCGTCGATTCCGCCATCGGTGTCATGGCGGCAGCCCATCTCGCCGCCGCTCTGCCGGCGGGGCAGCGTCTCGCGCACGGCCTCGGTACGCTCTCCTGGCTCGCCGAGGACGTGGCCGCGCCGCCGCCGATCGAGACCGGCATGATCCGGCTACCGGACCGCCCGGGTCTAGGCCTTGCCCCTTTCGATCACCTGCCCGGCGGCGATCTGTTTCAGGGCTGA
- the menB gene encoding 1,4-dihydroxy-2-naphthoyl-CoA synthase: protein MSDATIAWQTVPGQNFTDILFDKADGIAKITINRPHVRNAFRPETLEEIMTALHLARLDQDVGVIILCGAGPDAFCAGGDQKIRGDDGGYKDQAGVHHLNALDLQRMIRTLPKPVVAMVAGYAIGGGNVLQLVCDLTIAADNARFGQTGPRVGSFDAGLGAGLMARTVGLKKAKEIWFLCRQYDAQQALDMGMVNTVVPLDRLEEETVSWCREMLRLSPTALRVLKAGFNADTDGLSGVQELAGNATALFYMTDEGQEGRNAFNEKRAPDFSRFPPRP from the coding sequence ATGAGTGACGCAACGATCGCCTGGCAGACGGTGCCGGGGCAGAATTTCACCGACATCCTTTTCGACAAGGCCGACGGGATCGCCAAGATCACCATCAACCGCCCGCATGTGCGCAACGCCTTCCGGCCGGAGACGCTGGAAGAGATCATGACGGCGCTGCATCTTGCGCGTCTCGATCAGGACGTCGGCGTCATCATCCTTTGCGGCGCCGGGCCGGACGCCTTCTGCGCCGGCGGCGACCAGAAGATCCGCGGCGATGACGGCGGCTACAAGGACCAGGCGGGCGTCCACCATCTGAACGCTCTCGATCTGCAACGCATGATCCGCACTTTGCCGAAACCGGTTGTCGCCATGGTGGCAGGCTATGCGATCGGCGGCGGCAATGTCCTGCAGCTCGTCTGCGACCTGACGATTGCGGCCGACAATGCCCGTTTCGGCCAGACCGGTCCGCGCGTCGGCTCCTTTGATGCGGGTCTTGGCGCCGGGCTGATGGCACGCACGGTTGGGTTGAAGAAGGCGAAGGAGATCTGGTTCCTGTGCCGTCAATACGATGCGCAACAGGCGCTCGATATGGGCATGGTGAACACCGTCGTGCCGCTCGACCGGCTGGAGGAAGAGACGGTCTCCTGGTGCCGAGAGATGCTGCGCCTGTCGCCGACGGCACTTCGTGTCTTGAAGGCTGGCTTTAACGCCGACACCGACGGGCTTTCGGGCGTGCAGGAGCTCGCTGGCAATGCGACCGCGCTCTTCTACATGACCGATGAAGGCCAGGAGGGCCGCAACGCTTTCAACGAAAAGCGGGCGCCTGATTTCTCGCGCTTTCCGCCGCGCCCCTGA
- the menD gene encoding 2-succinyl-5-enolpyruvyl-6-hydroxy-3-cyclohexene-1-carboxylic-acid synthase → MNGPAEQTFHWAAALASGLAAAGVRRLVASPGSRSTPLTLAALRHPEIGVRMVVDERSAAFFALGLAKASGEPVALAATSGSAIANWLPAVVEADMARVPLILLSSDRPPELQDCGANQTMDQAGLFSTHVRKFFQLPPAEAETGWLANFAARMVAASRGPLPGPVHINVPLREPLVPSASIAVDETAGAPIPLTLPTHLQPTGETLNRISGIIGKGRGAIVCGSEALSDAARRAILDLARRLDVPVFADVLSGLRFGTQEPEILAHPDQVARSAPTPDWILRFGGTPVSKAVSTWMEKAHTKPQIVVSETPRLADPAGTASHVVTADVALVCAGLDAPAGPPEWRADIVALDSEAVRAADAVCDGDRVFEGALMRRLVRAVPPSTAIFLGNSLAVRAADWLAGRSSSKLRVYGNRGVSGIDGNLSTAFGISAISENCVAVVGDLAFLHDLGALALGRDLPLAILLLDNGGGGIFDHLAQVDLPEFETGWLTPQSLDHVAAARAFGLAAQDVDGLDEAMAAVNAALDRPGTTVIRATIGREKSLARFKTFFAAAAAPVTQGQTR, encoded by the coding sequence ATGAACGGACCCGCCGAACAGACGTTTCACTGGGCTGCGGCCCTTGCATCCGGGCTTGCTGCAGCCGGCGTGCGCCGGCTTGTTGCCTCTCCGGGCTCACGCTCGACGCCGCTGACGCTCGCCGCCTTGCGTCATCCCGAAATCGGTGTGCGCATGGTGGTCGATGAACGCTCGGCCGCCTTCTTCGCGCTCGGTCTCGCCAAGGCCTCCGGCGAGCCGGTGGCGCTTGCGGCAACATCCGGTTCGGCGATCGCCAATTGGCTGCCGGCTGTCGTCGAGGCCGATATGGCCCGCGTGCCACTCATCCTTCTTTCCTCCGATCGTCCGCCCGAGCTGCAGGATTGCGGTGCCAATCAGACGATGGACCAGGCGGGGCTCTTCAGCACCCATGTGCGCAAGTTCTTCCAGCTGCCGCCGGCTGAGGCCGAGACGGGCTGGCTCGCGAATTTCGCCGCGAGGATGGTGGCGGCGAGCCGTGGCCCGCTTCCGGGCCCGGTTCACATCAACGTGCCGTTGCGCGAGCCGCTCGTCCCGTCAGCCTCGATCGCTGTGGACGAAACGGCCGGAGCGCCGATCCCGCTGACGCTTCCGACACATTTGCAGCCGACGGGCGAAACCCTCAATCGCATCTCCGGCATCATCGGCAAAGGGCGCGGGGCCATCGTCTGTGGCAGCGAAGCGCTGAGCGACGCCGCGCGCCGTGCGATTCTCGACCTGGCGAGACGGCTCGACGTGCCGGTTTTCGCCGACGTTCTCTCCGGTCTGCGCTTCGGCACGCAGGAGCCGGAAATCCTTGCCCATCCCGATCAGGTGGCGCGTTCCGCGCCGACGCCCGATTGGATCCTACGGTTCGGCGGCACGCCCGTCTCCAAAGCCGTCTCCACCTGGATGGAGAAAGCGCATACGAAACCGCAGATCGTCGTCTCCGAAACGCCGCGGCTTGCGGACCCGGCAGGGACGGCGAGCCATGTCGTCACCGCCGATGTGGCGCTCGTCTGTGCGGGGCTCGATGCGCCCGCCGGGCCGCCGGAATGGCGGGCTGATATCGTTGCGCTCGATAGTGAGGCCGTGCGTGCGGCAGACGCCGTATGCGACGGCGACCGCGTCTTCGAAGGCGCATTGATGCGCCGGCTCGTGCGTGCTGTGCCGCCGTCGACCGCGATTTTCCTCGGCAATTCGCTCGCCGTGCGGGCGGCAGACTGGCTCGCCGGCCGCAGCTCCTCGAAGCTGCGGGTTTACGGCAATCGCGGTGTCAGCGGCATCGACGGCAATCTGTCGACCGCCTTCGGAATTTCGGCCATCTCCGAAAACTGCGTTGCCGTCGTCGGCGATCTCGCCTTCCTGCACGATCTCGGGGCGCTCGCGCTCGGCCGCGATCTGCCGCTTGCGATCCTGCTTCTCGACAATGGCGGTGGCGGTATCTTCGATCATCTTGCGCAGGTGGATCTGCCGGAATTCGAGACCGGCTGGCTGACGCCGCAATCGCTCGATCATGTGGCGGCCGCGCGCGCTTTCGGCCTTGCGGCACAGGATGTCGATGGCCTCGACGAGGCGATGGCTGCCGTCAATGCGGCGCTCGACCGGCCCGGAACGACCGTGATCCGAGCCACCATCGGGCGTGAGAAGAGCCTCGCCCGTTTCAAGACTTTCTTCGCCGCCGCGGCGGCGCCCGTGACCCAAGGACAAACGCGATGA
- a CDS encoding isochorismate synthase, which translates to MNANNNGIPGFLERAIAASGETLATLAPGEVISLAIDLPGSTLARCQGFSGDCRWVSPPTGRAFYAAGKAVEGSRDALDRLLSQAGVWRRIGGAFALPLAFFTLPPATAKQDLSFFVPRVLFRREGDAWSVILSAGHDGRSPQEIAGDWLTLADSILSPAGLGGEARIEGSEATPDETTWKARVAETSAAIRHGRFDKAVLARRLVLRLAEPVDPNRLVDRLAAYNAGSNIFSLPHGGGHVVAASPERLAVKKGRDILSDGLAGTARNAGAAPVDDAAESALFASAKERSEHAIVVDAIAADLEDFCETLERPSAPGFMHLSRVTHLWTPLSGRLKPGVGLLDVAERLHPTPAVSGFPRETALAWLNELGEERDGLYSGVAGWIDADGDGEAAVVLRTAFFAGREASLWAGAGIMAQSDPAAEWMETEMKLATMLDLFADK; encoded by the coding sequence ATGAACGCTAATAACAACGGCATACCCGGTTTCCTGGAAAGGGCGATCGCTGCTTCGGGCGAGACGCTGGCGACGCTTGCGCCGGGCGAAGTCATAAGCCTCGCGATCGATCTGCCGGGCAGCACACTTGCGCGCTGTCAGGGCTTTTCGGGCGATTGTCGGTGGGTGTCTCCTCCGACGGGCCGTGCCTTCTATGCTGCCGGAAAAGCCGTCGAAGGCTCGCGTGACGCGCTCGACCGTCTGTTGTCTCAAGCAGGCGTCTGGCGCCGCATCGGTGGTGCTTTCGCATTGCCGCTGGCTTTTTTCACCCTGCCGCCAGCCACGGCGAAGCAGGACCTTTCCTTCTTTGTGCCGCGCGTCCTCTTTCGCCGCGAGGGTGACGCCTGGAGCGTGATCTTGTCCGCGGGCCATGATGGGCGCTCCCCGCAGGAGATCGCCGGCGACTGGCTGACGCTCGCCGACAGCATTCTCTCGCCGGCCGGCCTGGGTGGCGAGGCTCGCATCGAAGGCTCAGAGGCCACGCCGGATGAGACGACCTGGAAGGCGCGTGTCGCCGAAACCAGCGCCGCGATTCGCCACGGCCGCTTCGACAAGGCGGTCCTTGCCCGCCGTCTGGTCCTACGGCTTGCAGAACCGGTCGACCCCAATCGTCTGGTCGACCGCCTCGCTGCTTACAATGCGGGATCGAACATCTTCTCGCTGCCCCACGGCGGCGGTCATGTCGTCGCCGCGAGCCCGGAACGCCTGGCCGTGAAGAAAGGCCGGGACATCCTGAGCGACGGGCTCGCCGGCACGGCCCGCAATGCCGGTGCGGCACCGGTCGATGACGCCGCCGAATCGGCCCTCTTTGCCTCGGCCAAGGAGCGCAGCGAGCATGCCATCGTCGTCGATGCGATCGCAGCCGACCTCGAGGATTTCTGCGAGACGCTTGAGCGACCGTCGGCTCCGGGCTTTATGCATCTGTCGCGCGTCACGCATCTGTGGACGCCCTTGTCCGGGCGGCTGAAGCCGGGTGTCGGACTTCTCGACGTGGCGGAACGGCTTCACCCGACCCCGGCCGTTTCGGGATTTCCCCGCGAAACGGCACTTGCCTGGCTGAACGAGCTGGGCGAGGAGCGCGACGGCCTCTATTCAGGTGTTGCCGGTTGGATCGACGCGGACGGAGACGGAGAGGCGGCCGTCGTTTTGCGCACGGCTTTCTTTGCCGGGCGCGAGGCGAGCCTGTGGGCCGGTGCCGGCATCATGGCGCAGTCGGACCCGGCGGCCGAATGGATGGAGACGGAAATGAAGCTTGCCACCATGTTGGATCTCTTCGCAGACAAATGA
- a CDS encoding aspartate/glutamate racemase family protein, giving the protein MTTRPLAQKTIGVLGGSSNIATGHYYRFLNEIVNARLGGWDIAETVIVGMNFGNIEAFLHADDWASLEAYMAKKVDALIAAGADVIVGVSNTLHKPMEAILASRDIDYIHIVDPTGEAIRKAGLKRVALFGTKPIMEMDYARCRYEEKFGLEIVVPSAAERAEIDRIIFDELVKDEIRPQSKARYLEIAERLAREEGAEGLILGCTEIFLLIDQKDRPDFPMFNTTRLHCEAAVDYALANALEAQ; this is encoded by the coding sequence GTGACGACACGACCGCTCGCTCAGAAGACGATCGGTGTTCTAGGCGGTTCCAGCAACATCGCCACCGGCCATTACTACCGCTTTCTCAATGAGATCGTGAATGCACGTCTCGGCGGTTGGGACATCGCCGAGACGGTGATCGTCGGCATGAATTTCGGCAATATCGAAGCCTTTCTGCATGCCGACGATTGGGCCTCGCTGGAGGCCTATATGGCGAAGAAGGTGGATGCGCTGATTGCCGCAGGCGCCGATGTGATCGTCGGCGTCTCCAACACTCTGCATAAGCCGATGGAGGCGATCCTTGCTTCCCGCGACATCGATTACATCCACATCGTCGATCCGACGGGCGAGGCGATCCGCAAGGCAGGGCTGAAACGCGTTGCTCTCTTCGGCACCAAGCCGATCATGGAAATGGATTACGCCCGCTGCCGCTATGAGGAAAAATTCGGGCTGGAGATCGTCGTCCCGAGCGCGGCCGAGCGCGCTGAGATCGATCGCATCATCTTCGACGAACTCGTCAAGGATGAGATCCGTCCGCAATCGAAAGCCCGTTATCTGGAGATTGCCGAAAGGCTGGCCCGCGAAGAGGGGGCAGAGGGCCTGATCCTCGGCTGCACGGAGATCTTTCTTTTGATCGACCAGAAGGATCGCCCGGACTTTCCCATGTTCAATACGACGCGGCTGCATTGCGAAGCGGCCGTGGACTATGCGCTGGCAAACGCGCTAGAGGCGCAGTGA
- a CDS encoding antibiotic biosynthesis monooxygenase family protein produces the protein MYIAMNRFKVKPESAEDFAEVWRSRDSQLSKVPGFVEFHLLKGPEREDHVLYASHTVWRSYEDFENWTKSEHFRNAHAGAGERKPLYIEHPQFEGFEVVQDVR, from the coding sequence ATGTACATCGCCATGAACCGCTTCAAGGTGAAGCCGGAATCGGCCGAGGATTTTGCCGAAGTCTGGCGCAGCCGCGATTCGCAGCTTTCCAAGGTGCCGGGTTTCGTCGAGTTCCATCTCCTCAAGGGGCCGGAGCGGGAAGATCACGTGCTCTATGCCTCGCACACGGTCTGGCGCTCCTACGAGGATTTCGAGAACTGGACGAAGTCTGAGCATTTCCGCAATGCCCATGCGGGCGCCGGCGAACGCAAGCCTCTCTATATCGAGCATCCGCAGTTCGAAGGTTTCGAGGTCGTCCAAGACGTTCGCTGA
- the gph gene encoding phosphoglycolate phosphatase (PGP is an essential enzyme in the glycolate salvage pathway in higher organisms (photorespiration in plants). Phosphoglycolate results from the oxidase activity of RubisCO in the Calvin cycle when concentrations of carbon dioxide are low relative to oxygen. This enzyme is a member of the Haloacid Dehalogenase (HAD) superfamily of aspartate-nucleophile hydrolase enzymes (PF00702).) gives MASSWPKAIIFDLDGTLVDSVPDLTDALNDLLVEEGLPAVSEDNVRKMVGDGVEKLVERGFEARGRTLDKIELESLVARFLALYEPRATEKTVLFPTAVETLAGLEESGIALAVVTNKPGEATRLILEGLGVAERFGAVIGGDSGLPKKPEPAVLLAALQQLGISTDDALMVGDSPADVGAARAAGLPVLVMSYGYTKLPPEELGADQVIDSLSEIVEAIRMMRTAA, from the coding sequence ATGGCCTCGTCCTGGCCGAAGGCCATCATCTTCGATCTCGACGGCACGCTCGTCGATTCCGTTCCCGATCTGACCGATGCCTTGAACGATCTCCTCGTCGAGGAGGGGCTCCCCGCCGTCAGCGAAGACAATGTCCGCAAGATGGTGGGCGACGGCGTCGAAAAGCTCGTCGAGCGCGGTTTTGAGGCGCGCGGGCGCACACTCGACAAAATCGAGCTCGAGAGTCTGGTCGCGCGTTTCCTGGCACTTTACGAGCCGCGAGCAACCGAGAAGACGGTGCTTTTCCCGACCGCCGTGGAAACATTGGCGGGCCTTGAAGAAAGCGGCATCGCGCTCGCCGTCGTCACCAACAAGCCCGGCGAGGCGACGCGTCTCATCCTGGAAGGTCTCGGCGTTGCCGAACGTTTCGGCGCCGTCATCGGCGGCGACAGCGGCTTGCCGAAGAAGCCGGAGCCGGCGGTTCTCCTGGCGGCGCTGCAGCAGCTTGGGATCAGCACCGACGACGCGCTGATGGTCGGCGACAGCCCGGCCGATGTGGGGGCCGCGCGGGCTGCCGGCCTGCCGGTCCTCGTCATGAGCTATGGTTACACCAAGCTGCCGCCGGAAGAGCTCGGGGCCGACCAGGTGATCGATTCCCTCTCCGAGATCGTCGAAGCCATCCGCATGATGCGCACCGCAGCCTGA
- a CDS encoding thioredoxin family protein — protein sequence MAATAAICDFGWKAKDFTLKGTDGKTYSLADCAGENGTLVAFICNHCPYVKAVIDRFVRDARELEAYGIKTIAICSNDAEAYPDDSFENMQAFAEEHGFFFPYLHDEDQSVARAWEAVCTPDFFGFNKDLELQFRGRLDASRKEAVPDAPRELFEAMKKVAQTGEGPREQIPSMGCSIKWKAA from the coding sequence ATGGCTGCAACCGCCGCGATTTGCGATTTCGGCTGGAAGGCGAAGGATTTCACCCTCAAGGGCACTGACGGCAAAACCTATTCGCTTGCAGATTGCGCGGGCGAGAACGGCACGCTCGTCGCCTTCATCTGCAATCACTGCCCCTATGTGAAGGCCGTGATCGACCGTTTCGTGCGCGACGCCAGGGAGCTTGAGGCCTACGGCATCAAGACGATCGCCATCTGCTCCAACGATGCAGAGGCCTATCCCGACGATTCCTTTGAGAACATGCAGGCATTCGCCGAAGAGCACGGCTTTTTCTTTCCCTATCTGCATGACGAAGATCAGTCGGTGGCGCGCGCCTGGGAGGCCGTCTGCACGCCGGATTTCTTCGGCTTCAACAAGGACCTGGAGCTGCAGTTTCGCGGCCGGCTCGACGCATCCCGGAAAGAGGCGGTGCCGGATGCGCCGCGCGAGCTTTTCGAGGCGATGAAAAAGGTCGCTCAAACCGGCGAAGGGCCGAGGGAACAGATCCCCTCGATGGGCTGCTCCATCAAATGGAAGGCCGCCTGA
- the rpe gene encoding ribulose-phosphate 3-epimerase, producing the protein MNDILIAPSILSADFARLGEEVAAVDRAGADWIHLDVMDGHFVPNITFGPPIIKALRGSSQKVFDCHLMIEPADPFLEAFAAAGCDYITVHQEAGPHLDRSLQAIRGLGKKAGVSLNPSTPETTLEYVLDRLDLILLMSVNPGFGGQAFIPAIIEKTRRVKEMIGDRDIRIEIDGGVSPETAPALAAAGADVLVAGSAVFKGGSEETYRQNITAIRTAAEGALKAAA; encoded by the coding sequence ATGAACGATATCTTGATTGCCCCGTCGATCCTTTCCGCCGATTTCGCCAGGCTCGGCGAGGAAGTGGCCGCCGTCGACCGCGCCGGCGCCGACTGGATCCATCTCGACGTGATGGATGGGCATTTCGTGCCCAACATCACCTTCGGTCCGCCCATCATCAAGGCGCTGCGCGGCTCCTCGCAAAAAGTCTTCGACTGTCATTTGATGATCGAGCCGGCCGACCCGTTCCTGGAGGCTTTCGCCGCCGCCGGCTGCGATTACATCACCGTGCATCAGGAGGCGGGACCGCATCTCGACCGCTCGCTGCAGGCGATCCGCGGGCTCGGCAAGAAGGCCGGCGTCTCTCTCAATCCCTCAACGCCGGAAACGACGCTCGAATACGTGCTCGACCGGCTCGACCTCATCCTTCTGATGAGTGTCAATCCCGGCTTCGGTGGTCAGGCTTTCATTCCCGCGATCATCGAGAAGACGCGCCGCGTGAAGGAAATGATCGGCGACCGCGACATCCGCATCGAGATCGATGGCGGCGTCTCTCCGGAGACCGCGCCGGCGCTCGCCGCGGCCGGGGCCGATGTGCTTGTTGCGGGCTCCGCGGTCTTTAAAGGCGGCAGCGAAGAAACATATCGTCAGAACATCACTGCCATTCGCACGGCAGCGGAGGGGGCGCTGAAGGCGGCCGCCTGA
- the cbbX gene encoding CbbX protein — translation MNDQVKTENANPAEAETAAPVTSVDLQREFEESGVGDVLRELDETLVGLAPVKKRIRETAALLLVERARKQLGLAYEAPTLHMSFTGNPGTGKTTVALKMASLLHRLGYIRKGHLVSVTRDDLVGQYIGHTAPKTKEVLKKAMGGVLFIDEAYYLYRPENERDYGQESIEILLQVMENQREDLVVILAGYADKMDKFFESNPGFRSRIAHHIDFPDYNNEELLRIAEMMLNEQNYELSPDARETLIRYIDRRRQQPHFANARSVRNALDRARLRQANRLFEAGTGPVTVEDLKMISPEDINVSRVFSIPTDSERAEERA, via the coding sequence ATGAACGACCAGGTCAAAACCGAGAATGCCAATCCCGCCGAGGCGGAAACTGCTGCGCCGGTCACCTCGGTGGATCTGCAGCGCGAATTCGAGGAATCGGGCGTCGGCGACGTCCTGCGTGAACTCGATGAGACCCTGGTCGGCCTCGCGCCTGTCAAAAAGCGCATTCGCGAAACCGCAGCGCTCCTCCTGGTGGAGCGCGCCCGCAAGCAGCTCGGCCTCGCCTATGAGGCGCCGACCTTGCATATGAGCTTCACCGGCAATCCGGGTACCGGCAAGACCACCGTCGCGCTCAAAATGGCGAGCCTCCTCCACAGGCTCGGCTATATCCGCAAGGGTCATCTCGTCTCCGTCACGCGCGACGATCTCGTCGGCCAGTATATCGGCCACACCGCGCCGAAGACGAAGGAAGTTTTGAAGAAGGCGATGGGCGGCGTCCTCTTCATCGACGAGGCCTATTACCTCTACCGCCCGGAAAACGAGCGCGATTACGGTCAGGAATCGATCGAAATCCTCCTCCAGGTGATGGAAAATCAGCGCGAGGATCTGGTCGTCATTCTGGCCGGCTATGCCGACAAGATGGACAAGTTCTTCGAGAGCAATCCGGGCTTTCGCTCGCGCATCGCGCACCACATCGATTTTCCAGATTACAACAACGAGGAGCTCCTCAGGATCGCCGAGATGATGCTGAACGAGCAGAACTACGAATTGTCGCCCGATGCGCGCGAGACGCTCATCCGCTACATCGACCGCCGCCGTCAGCAGCCGCACTTCGCCAATGCCCGCTCGGTCAGAAACGCCCTCGACCGCGCGCGTCTGCGCCAGGCGAACCGTCTCTTCGAGGCGGGGACCGGCCCGGTGACGGTGGAGGATCTGAAGATGATTTCCCCCGAGGACATCAATGTCAGCCGGGTGTTTTCCATTCCCACGGACAGTGAACGCGCCGAAGAACGGGCGTGA
- a CDS encoding ribulose bisphosphate carboxylase small subunit, which produces MRITQGTFSFLPDLTDEQITKQVQYCIDNGWAVNIEFTDDPHPRNTYWDMWGHPMFDIEDAAGVMMELNDCRKVYGDRYIRLSAFDSSHGWESVKISFIVNRPAEEPGFSLERQECAGRMTRYTTRGYASDKPEGARY; this is translated from the coding sequence ATGCGCATTACCCAGGGCACCTTTTCGTTTCTGCCCGATTTAACGGACGAGCAGATCACCAAGCAGGTGCAGTACTGCATCGACAATGGCTGGGCGGTGAACATCGAGTTCACCGACGACCCGCATCCGCGCAACACCTATTGGGACATGTGGGGCCACCCGATGTTCGATATCGAGGACGCGGCGGGCGTGATGATGGAGCTCAACGATTGCCGTAAGGTCTATGGCGACCGTTACATCCGCCTATCGGCCTTCGATTCCTCGCACGGCTGGGAATCGGTGAAGATCTCTTTCATCGTCAATCGGCCTGCGGAAGAGCCGGGCTTCAGCCTGGAGCGGCAGGAGTGTGCCGGTCGCATGACCCGCTACACGACCCGGGGCTACGCGTCCGACAAGCCGGAAGGCGCGCGGTACTAA